Proteins encoded within one genomic window of Acinetobacter sp. WCHA55:
- the ppc gene encoding phosphoenolpyruvate carboxylase: MIQQIDAPLREDVRLLGNLLGETLKEHAGQDLFNQVEQIRALSKGARDGQVEAEKQLEQLFLTLEDDEILPLTRAFTHFLNFANIAEQYHVVRSRRQSEFDETAPSPNPLDHLFTKFKNNDISTDTLFQQICDLNIELVLTAHPTEVSRRTLIQKYDGINDALFKMDQQKLTPRERQTVLEDLKQLICSAWQTDEIRQHRPTPVDEAKWGFTTIEQTLWNAVPKFMRELDDMVIEHCGQRLPLHVAPVRFASWMGGDRDGNPNVTHNITQEVLWLSRWKAADLYLRDIEDLRWELSIQSCSNELRQALGQDHPEPYREYLRDTRERLKATRYWLAEKLRGADTDDSLVIKAKNELLQPLLLCYRSLIASNLPEIANGKLLDFIHRVNCFGIELLKLDIRQESGRHRQAISAITEYLGLGNFETWTEQARQNFLLQELQSKRPLLPKHLNEPAQSLIEQPEVQEVFATMRTLAAQPQESLGAYIISMAEYPSDVLAVLLLQKEAGIQHPLRVVPLFETLKDLDGAAATMNTLFNMHWYKQHIQGKHEVMIGYSDSAKDAGFMSANWAQYRAQEELTAIAKTHGIQLTLFHGRGGSISRGGAPTQQALFSQPPGSISGAIRVTEQGEMIRFKFGLEGIALQNLEIYTAATLEATLLPPPVPKPEWRELMHSMTDLSVQVYRQTVRENPHFVKYLRTVTPELELQMLPLGSRPAKRKVTGGIESLRAIPWVFAWTQIRLMLPAWLGTGAAINQVIDQGHKATLDEMLVAWPYFQTLIDMLEMVLSKSDAHVALYYESHLTDDEDLKVLGEHLRQRLKYAVQTLLALKGESKLLSSNEVLDQSMRVRKPYLLPLHLLQAELMKRRRRYLEERQETNTPVDHALMVSIAGIAAGLRNTG, encoded by the coding sequence ATGATTCAACAAATTGATGCTCCACTACGTGAAGATGTCCGATTACTCGGTAACCTATTGGGTGAAACCCTCAAGGAGCATGCAGGACAAGATTTGTTTAATCAGGTCGAGCAAATTCGGGCCTTATCCAAAGGGGCACGGGATGGACAAGTTGAAGCTGAAAAACAGCTCGAACAACTGTTTTTAACCCTTGAAGATGATGAAATTCTGCCGCTGACGCGTGCCTTTACCCACTTTTTGAACTTTGCCAATATTGCGGAGCAATACCATGTGGTCCGTAGCCGTCGTCAAAGTGAGTTTGATGAGACCGCACCTTCTCCAAATCCGCTCGACCACCTCTTTACTAAATTTAAAAATAATGACATTTCAACTGATACGCTGTTCCAGCAAATCTGTGATTTAAATATTGAACTGGTTCTTACCGCTCACCCCACTGAAGTCAGCCGTCGCACCCTGATCCAAAAATATGATGGTATTAACGATGCCTTATTTAAAATGGATCAGCAAAAACTGACCCCTCGTGAGCGCCAAACAGTCCTTGAAGACTTAAAACAACTGATCTGTTCAGCGTGGCAGACCGATGAAATTCGTCAACACCGTCCAACCCCTGTCGATGAAGCAAAATGGGGCTTCACCACCATTGAGCAAACCTTATGGAATGCTGTCCCGAAGTTCATGCGTGAACTAGACGACATGGTGATTGAACACTGTGGCCAACGTCTGCCTTTACATGTGGCACCTGTACGTTTCGCTTCATGGATGGGTGGTGACCGTGACGGCAACCCGAATGTGACACACAACATTACTCAAGAAGTCCTGTGGCTATCACGCTGGAAAGCGGCTGATCTTTACTTACGTGACATTGAAGATTTGCGATGGGAACTGTCAATTCAAAGTTGTAGCAATGAACTGCGCCAAGCCTTAGGTCAAGACCATCCTGAACCGTACCGTGAATATTTACGCGATACCCGCGAACGTTTAAAAGCTACGCGCTATTGGCTCGCAGAAAAACTGCGCGGTGCCGATACCGATGACAGCTTGGTGATTAAAGCCAAAAATGAACTGCTGCAGCCTTTACTGCTGTGTTATCGCTCTTTGATTGCCAGCAACCTGCCTGAAATTGCAAATGGCAAATTGCTGGACTTTATCCATCGGGTGAACTGTTTCGGCATTGAACTACTAAAACTGGACATTCGCCAAGAGTCAGGACGTCATCGCCAAGCGATTTCAGCCATTACTGAATATTTGGGTCTGGGTAATTTTGAAACATGGACCGAACAAGCACGTCAAAACTTCTTATTGCAAGAGCTACAAAGCAAACGTCCACTGTTGCCGAAGCATTTAAATGAGCCTGCACAAAGCTTAATTGAACAACCTGAGGTACAAGAAGTATTTGCTACCATGCGTACTTTAGCGGCGCAGCCTCAAGAAAGTTTAGGTGCCTACATCATTTCGATGGCTGAATATCCAAGTGATGTGTTGGCAGTACTGCTTTTGCAAAAAGAAGCAGGCATCCAACACCCATTACGTGTGGTGCCATTGTTTGAAACATTGAAAGACTTAGATGGTGCTGCAGCCACCATGAATACCCTATTCAATATGCATTGGTATAAACAGCATATTCAGGGCAAACATGAAGTCATGATTGGCTATTCGGACTCGGCAAAAGATGCAGGCTTTATGTCAGCCAATTGGGCACAGTACCGTGCGCAAGAAGAATTAACCGCAATTGCGAAAACGCATGGCATACAACTCACACTATTTCATGGTCGTGGCGGTTCCATCAGCCGTGGCGGTGCGCCAACGCAACAAGCCCTGTTTTCACAGCCACCTGGCTCGATTTCAGGTGCAATTCGAGTCACTGAACAAGGTGAAATGATTCGCTTCAAGTTTGGCCTAGAAGGCATTGCGCTGCAAAACCTAGAGATTTATACCGCTGCCACTTTAGAAGCCACTTTACTGCCGCCGCCCGTCCCAAAACCTGAGTGGCGCGAGTTGATGCACAGTATGACCGATTTGTCAGTACAGGTATATCGTCAGACCGTGCGAGAAAACCCGCACTTCGTCAAGTACTTACGCACCGTCACGCCAGAGCTTGAACTGCAAATGTTACCGCTTGGCTCACGTCCAGCAAAACGTAAAGTCACTGGCGGCATTGAATCCTTACGTGCTATTCCTTGGGTATTTGCATGGACCCAGATTCGTTTGATGCTACCCGCTTGGCTGGGTACAGGCGCTGCAATTAATCAAGTAATTGATCAAGGACATAAAGCCACCTTAGATGAAATGCTGGTGGCTTGGCCGTATTTCCAAACCCTGATTGATATGTTGGAAATGGTGCTCTCGAAATCTGATGCTCATGTGGCGCTGTATTATGAGTCGCACCTGACCGATGATGAGGACTTGAAAGTACTCGGTGAACATCTGCGCCAACGCTTAAAATATGCGGTACAAACCCTCTTAGCGCTTAAAGGTGAGTCTAAGCTCCTCAGCAGTAACGAAGTTTTAGATCAGTCGATGAGAGTGCGCAAACCGTATTTATTGCCCCTGCATTTACTCCAAGCAGAGTTAATGAAACGTCGCCGCCGCTACCTAGAAGAGCGTCAGGAAACAAATACACCTGTAGATCATGCGCTTATGGTCAGTATCGCAGGCATTGCAGCGGGTCTTCGTAACACAGGGTAA
- a CDS encoding TetR/AcrR family transcriptional regulator: MQASAGRPKDLEKRQRILEVARQLFLQHGYHGSSMDHIAKEAHVTKLTVYNHFQDKANLFSCAIEETCEKLMLGRSFKLQRAEDFVPMLEQICALSMHIINLPEAIKLEHLLLQLAAEQNPLLENFYKASHLKMRAIWEQFFEQAQALGVLRFEQVNEVITLLMSLLFGYRHQEMLLGMNEVPNAEQREQLIQEAIAIFLLKYPIQHMGS; the protein is encoded by the coding sequence GTGCAAGCTTCAGCAGGACGTCCCAAGGATTTAGAAAAACGGCAACGTATTTTGGAGGTGGCACGTCAGTTGTTTTTACAACATGGCTACCACGGCTCTAGCATGGACCATATTGCCAAGGAAGCGCACGTCACCAAACTCACGGTGTATAACCATTTTCAGGACAAAGCCAATCTGTTCAGTTGTGCAATTGAGGAAACCTGTGAAAAGCTCATGCTAGGTCGTTCATTTAAATTACAACGTGCCGAAGACTTTGTGCCTATGCTTGAACAGATCTGCGCACTATCAATGCATATTATTAACCTACCTGAGGCCATCAAGCTGGAGCACCTGTTATTACAACTGGCCGCTGAACAAAACCCATTGCTAGAGAACTTCTATAAAGCCTCTCATCTCAAAATGCGGGCGATTTGGGAACAGTTCTTTGAGCAAGCTCAAGCTTTAGGGGTTCTTCGGTTTGAGCAAGTCAACGAGGTCATCACCTTATTAATGTCTTTGCTGTTTGGATATCGTCACCAAGAAATGTTACTGGGAATGAATGAGGTGCCAAATGCTGAACAACGCGAGCAACTGATCCAAGAAGCCATTGCGATTTTTTTATTAAAATACCCCATCCAGCATATGGGATCGTAG
- a CDS encoding efflux RND transporter periplasmic adaptor subunit — translation MSKIQTLVASMMVVCSITLWGCSKDTTEPESVPLVMVSQPNTTHLEQKSYAGEVQARQQTALSFRVGGQVTERLVDVGDQVKVGQVLARLDVQDAQLQLNAAKAQLESAQAAEKNAQDELKRFKQLLPSNAVSRSQYDSVENQYKAALSSLKQAQANYNVTQNQTSYNQLIANKNGVITERNIEIGQVISAGQPAFQLAISGDREVVIGVPEQAIAQIKVGQDAIVTLWSKPDERFAAYVREISPAADQSRTFSVKVALREGQNTIQLGQSARVFFSSTESNVLSVPLASVSASGKNAYVWVVNSDNSIRKVPVVVGEYGRDTVTIRSGLQPKDYVVVGGVHLLREKQKIKPISRDNKAVQIAAGS, via the coding sequence ATGAGCAAAATTCAGACCCTTGTGGCAAGTATGATGGTGGTGTGTAGTATCACCTTGTGGGGATGTAGCAAAGACACGACCGAACCAGAGTCGGTGCCTTTGGTGATGGTGAGCCAACCGAATACCACGCATCTAGAACAAAAAAGCTATGCAGGCGAAGTGCAAGCCCGCCAACAAACGGCGCTGTCCTTTCGCGTGGGGGGACAAGTCACGGAGCGTCTGGTCGATGTGGGTGACCAAGTCAAAGTTGGGCAAGTTTTAGCGCGTTTAGATGTGCAAGATGCTCAGTTACAACTCAATGCAGCCAAAGCACAGCTAGAAAGTGCCCAAGCGGCTGAAAAAAATGCACAGGATGAACTCAAACGTTTTAAACAATTATTACCGAGTAATGCTGTGAGTCGTTCACAGTATGACAGCGTTGAAAATCAATACAAAGCCGCACTGTCGAGCTTAAAACAAGCTCAAGCCAATTATAACGTTACGCAAAACCAAACCAGTTATAACCAACTGATCGCCAATAAAAACGGTGTGATTACCGAGCGTAATATTGAAATTGGGCAGGTGATTTCAGCAGGACAACCAGCTTTTCAACTGGCCATTTCAGGCGATCGTGAAGTGGTGATTGGTGTGCCTGAACAAGCCATTGCTCAGATTAAAGTTGGACAGGATGCAATCGTAACCTTGTGGTCTAAACCCGATGAGCGTTTTGCTGCCTACGTCCGCGAAATTTCGCCTGCCGCAGATCAGTCACGAACTTTTAGTGTCAAAGTGGCTTTGCGTGAAGGGCAAAATACGATCCAACTGGGACAGAGTGCACGAGTGTTTTTCAGCTCAACTGAAAGCAATGTGCTGAGTGTGCCGTTAGCCAGTGTTTCAGCGAGCGGGAAAAATGCCTATGTCTGGGTGGTAAACAGCGATAACAGTATTCGTAAGGTGCCTGTGGTTGTTGGCGAGTATGGTCGCGATACGGTCACTATTCGCTCAGGGTTACAGCCAAAAGACTATGTGGTGGTGGGCGGAGTCCATTTACTACGTGAAAAACAGAAAATTAAACCGATTAGCCGTGATAACAAAGCGGTCCAGATTGCGGCAGGGAGTTAA